The following are from one region of the Bradyrhizobium sediminis genome:
- a CDS encoding amino acid ABC transporter substrate-binding protein has product MFRTFRGGLLIGLAVAIAVAAAAITYERYDTKTLKRTIRRGDVLCGVNKGLPGFSIPDDKGNWTGFDVDFCRAVAAAIFDDPGKTKFVPLDANERFKELQSRKVDILSRNSTWSMSRETSYDLYFPAVAYYDGEGFMLPASRKIDSALDLNNSKVCVQDGTTTRLNLADYFRANNMKYEEVKFAQLDEVVKAYNEGKCDTFTADVSQLYALRLNLAKPNDHVILPDVISKEPLAPVVRQRDDDWMMIVKWTLYAMINAEELGITSKNIDEALKSKKPDVMRLVGTEGAYGEELGLPKDWAARIIRHVGNYGEVYERNVGAESKLKIPRGLNQLWSAGGIQYAPPIR; this is encoded by the coding sequence ATGTTTCGCACTTTTCGAGGCGGCCTCCTGATTGGATTGGCGGTCGCAATCGCGGTCGCCGCTGCCGCCATTACCTACGAGCGCTATGACACCAAGACCCTGAAGCGGACCATTCGTCGCGGCGATGTGCTGTGCGGCGTCAACAAGGGCCTGCCCGGCTTCTCGATTCCGGACGACAAGGGCAACTGGACCGGCTTCGACGTGGATTTCTGCCGCGCGGTCGCAGCGGCGATCTTCGACGATCCCGGGAAGACGAAGTTCGTTCCGCTCGACGCCAACGAGCGCTTCAAGGAGCTGCAGAGCCGGAAAGTGGACATTCTGTCGCGCAACTCGACATGGAGCATGTCGCGTGAGACGTCGTACGATCTTTATTTCCCGGCGGTCGCCTATTACGACGGCGAGGGATTCATGCTGCCGGCGAGCCGCAAGATCGATTCCGCGCTCGATTTGAACAACAGCAAGGTCTGCGTCCAGGATGGAACGACGACGCGGCTCAACCTTGCGGACTATTTCCGTGCCAACAACATGAAATACGAGGAAGTGAAGTTCGCCCAACTGGACGAAGTCGTCAAAGCCTACAACGAAGGCAAGTGCGACACCTTCACCGCCGACGTCTCCCAGCTTTATGCGCTGCGGCTCAACCTCGCCAAGCCGAACGATCACGTCATCCTGCCCGACGTCATCTCCAAGGAGCCGCTCGCGCCCGTGGTGCGCCAGCGCGACGACGACTGGATGATGATCGTGAAGTGGACGCTGTATGCGATGATCAACGCCGAGGAGCTCGGCATCACCTCGAAGAACATCGACGAGGCGCTGAAGTCGAAGAAGCCGGACGTGATGCGCCTGGTCGGCACCGAAGGCGCCTACGGCGAGGAGCTCGGCCTGCCGAAGGACTGGGCCGCACGCATCATTCGCCACGTCGGCAATTACGGCGAAGTCTACGAGCGCAACGTCGGCGCCGAATCCAAGCTGAAGATTCCGCGCGGCCTCAACCAGCTCTGGAGCGCCGGCGGCATCCAGTACGCCCCGCCGATCCGGTGA